The Candidatus Anaeroferrophillus wilburensis genome contains a region encoding:
- a CDS encoding ABC transporter ATP-binding protein, which yields MLKGYGLCKNFGGVAALNHVDISLEKGSLVGLIGPNGAGKTTLFNAIAGAFPLSSGTLEFNGQPLRGRSANEICRLGIARTFQVPRPFAEMTCLENVLVPLVNRPLGGDRSVLLEEAREALAFVGLDHRDNTPAKELNLVEKKQLEMARALSTNPKLLLLDEVLGGLNTQEIGAAVELIASLSQGRGITVLWIEHVMGAIMGAAERVIVLDQGEKLMEGTPEEVAHDPRVIHAYLGT from the coding sequence ATGCTGAAAGGCTATGGATTATGTAAAAACTTTGGTGGTGTCGCGGCCCTGAACCACGTTGATATCAGTCTTGAGAAGGGTTCCCTTGTCGGGTTGATCGGGCCGAACGGGGCTGGAAAAACCACCCTGTTCAATGCCATTGCCGGGGCCTTTCCCCTGTCGTCGGGAACCTTGGAGTTCAACGGCCAGCCCCTTCGTGGTCGCAGCGCCAATGAGATTTGTCGACTGGGCATCGCCAGGACATTCCAGGTGCCGCGCCCCTTTGCCGAGATGACCTGCCTGGAGAATGTTCTGGTCCCCCTGGTGAACCGGCCCCTCGGCGGCGACCGGAGTGTTCTGCTGGAAGAAGCTCGGGAAGCGTTGGCGTTCGTCGGCCTTGACCATCGTGACAATACCCCGGCCAAGGAGCTGAATTTGGTGGAAAAGAAACAGCTGGAAATGGCCCGGGCGCTTTCCACCAACCCAAAGCTCTTGCTCCTCGATGAAGTTCTCGGCGGACTCAATACCCAGGAGATTGGTGCAGCGGTGGAGTTGATTGCTAGTCTGTCCCAAGGCCGGGGTATTACCGTACTCTGGATCGAGCACGTGATGGGGGCGATCATGGGGGCGGCGGAGCGCGTTATTGTTCTTGATCAGGGGGAAAAACTGATGGAGGGAACTCCGGAAGAGGTGGCGCATGATCCGCGGGTCATCCATGCTTATCTGGGAACATAG
- a CDS encoding ABC transporter substrate-binding protein has translation MKKRLASMIFVMLLIFLGSFGLAAAETVKIGVVGPRTGTAAATGKSFTEGIKLATDYVNAHGGVLGKQLEVVFEDTAGSPDKAASGFERLVTRDNVVVVLGESHSSAALAEIEVANRLKVPFIVAEAWADPITAKNYKYVFRAGPSNSGVVNETIAQWVVHEGFKKAYIVAENTDWGLGIGKLCEAALNAAGVANQTVVTERKGQDHYTELAKIKAFNPDVILAFVYGTGLHYFVAQAGEMQLSPHAIILDGAGPPSLWPDFWNNVGDYGNLECLVSSMHKDVELTQLATLFRQNYEKEFGTAPTDYKSRSIFDAVLIAADAINRAGTTNADALVDALEKTSLTVTRGQVSFGTTKGGPEYHQWMPPMLVIQWQDKNQVVLYPLAGATGSLKRK, from the coding sequence ATGAAAAAGCGCCTGGCAAGTATGATTTTTGTAATGCTGTTGATTTTCCTGGGCAGCTTCGGTCTCGCCGCCGCTGAGACGGTGAAGATCGGGGTTGTCGGCCCGCGGACCGGAACGGCGGCGGCTACCGGGAAATCATTTACCGAGGGCATTAAATTGGCAACTGACTATGTCAACGCCCATGGCGGGGTGTTGGGCAAGCAACTGGAAGTTGTTTTTGAAGATACTGCCGGTTCTCCGGACAAGGCGGCTTCCGGCTTCGAACGCCTGGTAACCCGTGACAACGTTGTTGTGGTTCTCGGAGAGAGTCATTCGTCGGCGGCGCTGGCTGAGATTGAGGTGGCAAATCGTCTCAAGGTGCCGTTTATCGTTGCTGAAGCGTGGGCTGACCCGATTACTGCCAAGAATTATAAATATGTCTTTCGTGCCGGTCCTTCAAATTCCGGGGTGGTCAATGAGACCATAGCCCAATGGGTTGTTCACGAAGGCTTCAAGAAAGCTTACATCGTTGCGGAAAATACCGACTGGGGGCTTGGCATTGGCAAGCTGTGTGAAGCGGCTTTAAACGCCGCCGGAGTCGCCAACCAGACGGTGGTAACAGAACGGAAGGGTCAGGATCATTATACGGAATTGGCAAAAATAAAAGCCTTTAACCCGGATGTTATTCTGGCTTTTGTCTATGGCACCGGGCTGCATTATTTTGTCGCCCAGGCAGGTGAGATGCAGTTGTCGCCGCATGCCATTATCCTGGACGGCGCCGGGCCACCGAGTCTCTGGCCTGATTTTTGGAACAACGTAGGCGACTACGGCAATCTGGAATGCCTGGTGTCTTCAATGCACAAGGATGTTGAACTGACTCAGTTGGCAACCTTGTTCCGCCAGAATTATGAGAAAGAGTTCGGTACGGCACCTACTGACTACAAGTCCCGCTCAATTTTTGATGCGGTACTTATTGCGGCCGATGCCATTAATCGGGCCGGGACAACAAATGCTGATGCCCTGGTGGATGCCCTTGAAAAGACCAGCCTGACTGTTACCCGTGGACAGGTTTCTTTCGGAACGACCAAGGGTGGACCTGAATATCACCAGTGGATGCCGCCCATGCTGGTTATTCAATGGCAGGATAAAAACCAGGTGGTGCTTTATCCGCTGGCCGGCGCAACCGGATCCCTGAAGCGCAAGTAG
- a CDS encoding branched-chain amino acid ABC transporter permease: MFPLALTNGLVIGIIYALAALGVSLVVGIMNVVNFAHGELYILAGYFSYLFADTLGMHYLAAMLAAVGLVFLLGMVIEVLLIRKTYGNDLYSLILTFILSIVLQNAYLLIFGPYPNKPPNWLKGATNVFGLFYYGNQRLAACGAGLVVIAIVYLMLKKTWFGRMLRATSQDREVAELNGVNTTALNMLSFGFGCALAAAAGVILSPIFPVTPTGGVAVALTAFVVVVLGGMGSFWGCVVGGLVIGLVENFGAAYISSGYRHVFGFIILIVVLLVRPAGLFGNREL; encoded by the coding sequence ATGTTTCCTCTTGCCTTGACGAACGGCCTGGTCATCGGCATTATTTATGCCCTGGCTGCATTGGGTGTCTCCCTTGTTGTCGGCATCATGAATGTGGTCAATTTCGCCCACGGTGAATTGTACATCCTTGCCGGCTATTTCAGTTATCTTTTTGCCGACACCCTGGGGATGCACTACTTGGCGGCGATGCTTGCGGCTGTTGGCCTGGTGTTTCTCCTGGGGATGGTCATTGAGGTTCTCCTGATCAGGAAAACCTATGGCAACGACCTCTATTCGCTGATTCTGACGTTCATCCTGTCAATTGTTTTGCAGAATGCTTATCTGCTGATTTTTGGTCCCTATCCTAACAAGCCGCCTAACTGGCTGAAGGGGGCGACCAATGTTTTTGGTCTGTTCTACTATGGCAACCAGCGTCTGGCTGCCTGTGGTGCCGGTCTAGTGGTGATTGCCATCGTTTACCTGATGCTGAAAAAAACCTGGTTTGGCCGCATGCTCAGGGCAACCAGTCAGGACAGGGAAGTTGCCGAGCTGAACGGTGTCAACACGACGGCTCTCAATATGCTCAGTTTTGGTTTTGGTTGTGCTTTGGCGGCGGCTGCCGGAGTCATCCTGAGCCCGATCTTTCCCGTTACCCCCACCGGCGGCGTAGCCGTCGCCCTGACGGCTTTTGTGGTTGTTGTTCTCGGGGGCATGGGGTCGTTCTGGGGGTGTGTGGTTGGTGGTTTGGTTATCGGTCTGGTTGAAAATTTTGGTGCTGCGTACATCTCTTCCGGTTACCGGCACGTGTTCGGTTTCATCATCCTGATTGTTGTCCTGCTTGTCCGGCCGGCGGGGCTGTTTGGTAATCGGGAATTGTGA
- a CDS encoding ABC transporter ATP-binding protein: MLEIAGVDVFRGETQVLWDISLTVEKGERVAILGSNGAGKSTLLAAIMGMLKPSAGSILFHGLPIVGSRPFENTRRGLALVPEGRRVYKEMSVGENLKMGAYPKRGRRRMAETMEEVVSLFPILAERRDQLAGTLSGGEQQMLAIGRALMGRPELLLIDELSLGLAPVVTKEIFRVLMQLAEAVTILMVEQNVEQALKHSQRAYVLESGRVVREGESLVLAEDQGIRRAYLGM, translated from the coding sequence ATGCTGGAAATTGCGGGGGTAGATGTCTTTCGTGGTGAGACGCAGGTCTTGTGGGATATTTCGCTGACCGTTGAAAAGGGTGAACGAGTGGCGATTCTCGGTAGCAATGGTGCGGGAAAATCAACCTTGCTGGCGGCAATCATGGGGATGCTGAAGCCATCCGCCGGTTCGATTCTGTTCCATGGCCTGCCCATTGTCGGCAGCCGGCCGTTCGAGAACACCCGCCGGGGGCTTGCCTTGGTGCCTGAGGGCCGGCGGGTCTACAAGGAGATGTCGGTTGGCGAAAACCTGAAGATGGGTGCCTACCCCAAGCGGGGCAGGCGCAGGATGGCGGAAACCATGGAAGAGGTGGTCAGCTTGTTTCCGATTCTTGCTGAGCGGCGGGATCAGCTGGCCGGCACCCTGTCCGGTGGTGAACAGCAGATGTTGGCCATCGGCCGGGCATTGATGGGTCGCCCGGAGTTGCTGCTCATCGACGAGTTGTCCCTGGGCTTGGCCCCAGTGGTGACCAAGGAAATATTTCGTGTGCTGATGCAGTTGGCAGAAGCTGTTACCATCCTCATGGTAGAGCAGAATGTTGAGCAGGCGCTGAAACATTCGCAGCGGGCGTATGTTTTGGAAAGCGGTCGGGTTGTTCGGGAAGGTGAGTCGCTGGTTTTGGCGGAGGACCAGGGGATCCGTCGGGCATATCTGGGAATGTGA
- a CDS encoding aspartate aminotransferase family protein: MTSSHVFLRRWDKPLPTAIRGSGVWLEDAAGKRYLDACGGPICVNLGHGRGEIVEAMSSQASILGYAHPTMFAVPAVDHLADRLAQVAPPNIDRFYFLSSGSEAVEAAIKFARQFHLAAGRQGRYRVVSRWQSYHGCTLGALSATGKPGMRKPFTPLLPPHAIHIPPPYCLRCHYNLTYPTCGLRCAHALEEIINLEGPETIAAFIAEPVCGATLAAVVPPQEYCQVVRDICCHHDILFILDEVMTGMGRTGTWFAAQHYDIQPDIIVLGKGLGGGYLPLSAIGCREGQVKLVVDVFGGFTHGHTFSHHPVAAAAGIAVMDIIEQEQLLTRVQRMGQLLGELLAPLTAHRHVADVRGMGLMWGIEFVADRKTLTPFSRSEKVTERLFDALMAAGVLVYKCAGVAGQDGDAIMVGPPFIISEEELMLLVCTLREVLEEFF, from the coding sequence GTGACGTCATCACATGTTTTTCTGCGCCGTTGGGACAAGCCCTTGCCAACGGCGATCAGGGGTTCCGGCGTCTGGCTTGAGGATGCCGCCGGTAAGCGGTATCTGGATGCCTGCGGTGGTCCCATCTGCGTCAATCTTGGTCATGGGCGTGGAGAGATTGTCGAGGCAATGAGTTCGCAGGCCAGTATCCTTGGTTATGCCCATCCAACCATGTTTGCCGTTCCGGCGGTTGACCATCTGGCTGACCGGCTGGCACAGGTTGCACCGCCGAATATAGACCGCTTTTATTTTTTATCAAGCGGTTCCGAAGCGGTGGAGGCGGCCATCAAGTTTGCCCGCCAGTTCCACCTGGCTGCCGGCCGGCAGGGACGCTATCGTGTTGTGTCCCGATGGCAGTCATATCATGGCTGTACTCTTGGGGCTCTTTCGGCAACCGGCAAGCCGGGAATGCGAAAACCATTTACCCCGCTTCTTCCACCTCATGCCATCCATATTCCGCCACCCTATTGCCTGCGCTGCCACTACAATTTAACCTATCCAACCTGTGGCCTGCGCTGCGCTCATGCTCTGGAGGAAATCATCAACCTCGAGGGTCCGGAAACCATTGCTGCATTTATCGCCGAGCCGGTATGCGGGGCGACGTTGGCTGCTGTTGTGCCGCCACAGGAGTACTGCCAAGTGGTGCGTGATATTTGCTGCCACCACGATATCCTGTTCATCCTGGATGAAGTGATGACCGGTATGGGGCGTACCGGTACCTGGTTTGCCGCCCAGCACTATGATATACAGCCTGATATTATCGTTCTTGGCAAAGGGCTTGGCGGTGGCTATCTGCCGCTGTCGGCCATTGGCTGTCGGGAAGGTCAGGTGAAATTGGTGGTGGATGTGTTTGGTGGTTTTACGCATGGGCACACCTTTTCCCATCATCCTGTGGCAGCGGCTGCCGGGATTGCGGTGATGGATATCATTGAGCAGGAGCAACTGCTGACCCGAGTTCAAAGGATGGGACAGCTGCTTGGTGAGCTGTTGGCGCCTCTTACTGCTCACCGCCATGTTGCTGATGTGCGTGGCATGGGTCTGATGTGGGGAATTGAGTTTGTTGCTGACCGGAAAACCCTGACCCCCTTCAGCCGGAGTGAGAAGGTGACCGAACGGTTGTTCGACGCCCTGATGGCGGCGGGTGTGCTGGTTTATAAATGCGCCGGGGTTGCCGGCCAGGATGGTGATGCAATCATGGTGGGTCCGCCGTTTATCATTTCCGAAGAGGAACTGATGCTGCTGGTCTGTACCTTGCGGGAGGTGCTGGAAGAATTTTTTTGA
- a CDS encoding branched-chain amino acid ABC transporter permease: MTVVLLGLLPQGLNVYQQHVMIVSLFYVMMAASWNLLAGYTGQVSFAHAAFAGIGAYTSGILAVKLGLSPWLGIPLGVLCAALVGFGVGLLCLKMGGIYLSLTTLGVSEIFHIIINNEYEITRGTMGLQIPGLLTEYSKTGYYYIMLMAAIISLAVIYLMIHSNLGLNFRAVQNDEKAASSLGVDVIRIRVLAFTVSSALAGLAGGVYGHYLLLITPEIPSLDQQFLVLSMTIIGGMGSFLGPIIGAFTLEILSEYIRSYGEYHVLAFGLVALTMARFAPNGVVGLARAGWAKISAP; encoded by the coding sequence ATGACGGTCGTTCTGCTCGGGCTTCTGCCGCAGGGCTTGAATGTCTACCAACAGCATGTCATGATTGTCAGCCTATTTTATGTCATGATGGCTGCCAGTTGGAACCTGCTGGCCGGTTATACCGGGCAGGTGTCCTTTGCCCATGCGGCCTTTGCCGGGATTGGCGCCTACACGTCGGGTATCCTGGCGGTGAAATTGGGTCTGTCGCCCTGGCTCGGTATTCCCCTGGGGGTGCTGTGCGCTGCCCTTGTAGGTTTCGGGGTGGGCCTGCTCTGTCTGAAAATGGGTGGCATCTATCTATCGCTGACGACCCTCGGAGTTTCCGAGATATTCCATATCATCATCAATAACGAATACGAGATAACTCGTGGTACTATGGGGCTGCAGATTCCCGGGTTGCTGACAGAGTACTCGAAAACGGGTTACTACTACATCATGCTGATGGCAGCCATCATTTCCCTCGCAGTGATTTACCTGATGATTCACTCCAACCTGGGGCTTAATTTCCGGGCGGTACAGAACGATGAAAAAGCCGCTTCCTCCCTTGGGGTTGATGTCATCCGCATCAGGGTGCTGGCCTTTACGGTCTCCAGCGCCCTTGCCGGCCTGGCGGGCGGTGTGTATGGCCACTATCTCTTGCTGATAACGCCGGAAATTCCCTCCCTCGACCAGCAGTTTCTGGTTCTTTCAATGACCATCATCGGGGGCATGGGATCATTTTTGGGGCCGATTATTGGTGCTTTTACTCTGGAAATATTATCGGAATACATTCGCAGCTATGGTGAATACCACGTGCTGGCCTTTGGTTTAGTTGCCCTAACTATGGCCCGGTTTGCCCCCAATGGTGTTGTTGGTCTGGCGCGTGCCGGCTGGGCAAAAATATCTGCCCCCTAA
- a CDS encoding aldehyde ferredoxin oxidoreductase family protein produces MAGWIGTMLRVNLRQGTVAFESLEERRMRDFIGGRGVGVSYMLDEVDPSCDPLGSKNKLIMMTGPLSGTAAPTGARYMVMTKSPLTGAITCSNAGGHFPAMMKKAGIDGIIIEESSSSPVYLWVADGRAELRSADHLWGKNVHETDDLLKKETHPEARTACIGPAGERQVLFAAIMNDRDRAAGRSGVGAVLGAKKLKGVVIYGTGDVPLDDQELFTSLARGFLDKFRDSCKGEVPGLRQYGTAKTITGTQGIGVLPTRNFQQGRFEHWQHIGGEALTEQFLVKAKACYSCPIACGRVTRIADGPFAGEGEGPEYETIYALGSNCGIGDLGAITKANYICNEMGMDTISMGSTIACAMEMYEKGILSAAEIGRPLPFGDAEAVVDLCRQTALREGFGDRLAAGSLRLARSCGHEELAIVAKGQEFAGYDPRGEKGMGLAYATSNIGASHMRGDPAYIEILGVPMLVDPLSWEDKPQLVKDWQDVFAVIDAAGLCVFFSVRNYVTQTRDIRPEGILELLNAATGAGYTMSSLMQCGERIVNAERLFLVGAGFDAKDDRLPIRIVKEPLPDGPAQGQVCELERMLPLYYSLRGWTADGIPQAKTLEQLRLGQHSPVWK; encoded by the coding sequence GTGGCTGGATGGATTGGCACCATGTTGCGGGTTAATCTCAGGCAGGGGACAGTTGCTTTTGAATCTCTCGAAGAAAGACGGATGAGGGATTTTATCGGCGGTCGCGGCGTGGGGGTCAGCTATATGCTTGATGAGGTGGATCCTAGCTGCGATCCTCTCGGCTCGAAAAACAAGCTGATCATGATGACCGGGCCCCTGTCCGGTACCGCGGCACCCACCGGAGCCCGCTACATGGTGATGACCAAGTCGCCGTTGACCGGAGCGATTACCTGTTCCAATGCTGGCGGCCATTTCCCGGCGATGATGAAAAAAGCCGGTATCGACGGGATTATCATTGAAGAATCGTCATCGTCGCCAGTCTACCTGTGGGTCGCTGACGGTCGGGCCGAATTGCGGTCTGCCGACCACCTGTGGGGCAAAAACGTTCATGAAACTGATGACCTCCTGAAAAAGGAGACCCATCCTGAGGCACGAACCGCCTGCATCGGTCCTGCAGGCGAGCGGCAGGTGCTGTTTGCGGCGATCATGAATGACCGCGATCGTGCCGCTGGCCGTTCCGGGGTCGGTGCGGTGCTCGGCGCCAAGAAACTTAAGGGGGTGGTGATCTATGGTACTGGTGATGTCCCTTTGGACGACCAGGAGCTTTTTACATCGTTAGCCAGGGGGTTTCTTGATAAATTCCGTGATTCCTGCAAGGGAGAAGTCCCTGGCCTGCGTCAGTACGGGACGGCTAAAACGATCACCGGCACCCAGGGTATTGGTGTCCTGCCAACCCGGAACTTCCAGCAGGGGAGGTTTGAGCATTGGCAGCATATCGGCGGCGAAGCCCTCACTGAACAGTTTTTGGTGAAGGCGAAGGCCTGCTACAGCTGTCCCATTGCCTGCGGCCGGGTTACCCGGATTGCCGATGGGCCTTTTGCCGGTGAAGGTGAAGGCCCTGAGTATGAAACGATCTACGCTTTGGGGAGCAACTGTGGTATAGGTGATCTGGGGGCAATTACCAAGGCGAACTATATCTGCAATGAGATGGGGATGGATACGATCTCCATGGGTTCGACCATTGCCTGTGCCATGGAGATGTATGAAAAGGGAATCTTGTCAGCGGCAGAGATCGGCCGGCCGTTGCCTTTTGGTGATGCTGAAGCAGTGGTTGACCTCTGCCGGCAGACGGCGCTGCGGGAAGGGTTTGGCGACCGTCTTGCTGCCGGCAGTTTGCGCCTGGCCCGCTCCTGTGGCCATGAAGAACTGGCGATCGTTGCTAAGGGGCAGGAGTTTGCCGGTTATGATCCCCGGGGTGAAAAGGGTATGGGGCTGGCGTATGCCACTTCCAATATTGGTGCCAGTCACATGCGCGGGGATCCTGCTTATATCGAGATCCTGGGGGTTCCCATGCTTGTCGATCCCCTCAGCTGGGAGGATAAGCCGCAGCTGGTCAAGGATTGGCAGGACGTTTTTGCGGTGATAGATGCCGCCGGCTTATGTGTTTTCTTTTCGGTGCGTAACTATGTGACGCAAACCCGAGACATTCGGCCGGAAGGTATCCTTGAGCTGTTGAATGCGGCAACCGGAGCCGGTTATACCATGAGCTCCCTGATGCAGTGTGGCGAGCGGATCGTCAATGCCGAACGGCTGTTTCTGGTGGGTGCCGGGTTTGATGCCAAGGATGACAGGCTGCCGATTCGCATTGTCAAGGAGCCGCTCCCCGATGGACCGGCGCAAGGGCAGGTATGCGAGCTAGAGCGGATGCTGCCGCTTTATTACAGCCTGCGCGGCTGGACGGCTGACGGGATTCCACAGGCGAAAACACTGGAGCAGTTGCGGCTTGGGCAGCATTCACCTGTCTGGAAATAA
- a CDS encoding IclR family transcriptional regulator, which translates to MTDGFQSRYFINSLARGLSVLTVLADAGEAVNLSFIADELKISMATAFRFMYTLEALGYVERDPESRTYQLTPKILSLGHNFFSSSNLWQTAHPYLLKACREHGETFNLAVLDDTQILYIDRVKTQKILDINLEIGSKLPAYCTSMGRVMLAALPTDDARERLLRSKREQLTATTIISLESLLDILDVVRRQGYAINNGEMAPELRSVAAPVRNGEGKVVAAANIAVNASQYDEERLFHYAVPAVVKVANIISLALGYQQPRSGT; encoded by the coding sequence ATGACTGACGGATTCCAATCCCGTTATTTTATTAATTCCCTTGCCAGGGGACTATCTGTCCTTACTGTTCTGGCCGATGCCGGGGAAGCCGTAAACCTCAGTTTTATTGCCGATGAGTTGAAAATCTCCATGGCCACGGCGTTTCGCTTCATGTATACCCTTGAGGCGTTGGGCTATGTTGAGCGTGATCCTGAAAGTCGAACATATCAGCTAACCCCTAAGATTTTGTCCTTGGGGCACAACTTTTTCAGCTCTTCCAACCTCTGGCAGACTGCCCACCCCTACCTGCTCAAAGCTTGCCGGGAGCATGGCGAAACATTCAACCTTGCGGTGCTGGATGATACTCAGATTCTCTACATCGACCGGGTTAAGACGCAGAAAATTCTGGATATTAATCTTGAAATAGGTTCAAAGCTACCGGCTTACTGTACTTCCATGGGGAGAGTGATGCTGGCTGCACTGCCGACAGACGATGCTCGTGAGCGTCTGCTGCGATCAAAGCGGGAACAGCTGACGGCGACGACCATCATCTCGTTGGAATCATTGCTGGACATCCTTGACGTTGTTCGTCGGCAGGGTTATGCCATTAATAACGGTGAGATGGCCCCAGAGCTGCGGTCGGTTGCTGCTCCTGTGCGCAATGGGGAGGGGAAGGTGGTTGCTGCCGCTAATATTGCGGTCAATGCCAGCCAGTATGATGAGGAACGTTTGTTTCACTATGCTGTGCCGGCTGTTGTCAAAGTTGCGAATATAATTTCACTGGCATTGGGCTATCAACAGCCAAGGAGTGGCACGTGA
- a CDS encoding aldehyde ferredoxin oxidoreductase family protein: MLGYYNMIVRIDVTERSFVLEPVSDEILASRMGGKGLGAHLLLDHNPPGVAPLSPENLLIFAGGAATGTAVWGSCRYGVFTKSPQTGFFSESYSGGTVAEYLAATGFDAIAVRGSSETPLWIEISEDAVYFHDATDLWGLSTYETEDRVKAWLAENRTGGKNSGVITIGPAGENKVSFAVIENDYWRSAGRTGVGAVMGSKGIKAVAFRGNRQKEIAAPEAVKSFAKKMALLSRTDAGVKAYKTNGTPMLVDIMNNVGGFPSRYWHEGVVTHREQINAAALHSRCEVKSHACLKCYMACGRLSTVKAGRHKGLTIEGPEYETIYAFGGLCEVDSIEEIAYLNDLCDSLGMDTITAGNLVGLTIEAGRQGKISRCVDYGEVDNIARLLQDIAYRRGMGEILARGIIAAAKEFNMEDQAIHVKGLEPAGYDPRVLKGMGLAYGTSPRGACHLRATFYKPELSNMIDPEQIEGKAAMFVEWEDRLTFFDTLILCRFYRDQYQWEELAEMVKGLTGQEFDKQRMSDIARTVSDDVRRFNIREGLTSADDQLPKRFHSEALPETQKIITEKQMSFLLKDYYKARGWDEDGRPFG; the protein is encoded by the coding sequence ATGCTAGGCTATTACAACATGATCGTACGCATTGATGTTACCGAGCGGTCTTTTGTTCTTGAGCCTGTGTCTGACGAGATCCTGGCTTCAAGGATGGGCGGCAAGGGGTTGGGCGCTCATCTGTTGCTTGATCATAATCCTCCAGGAGTAGCCCCTTTGTCGCCTGAGAACCTGCTGATATTTGCAGGTGGGGCAGCTACCGGGACGGCTGTCTGGGGTTCGTGCCGGTATGGGGTGTTTACCAAGTCACCGCAGACGGGTTTTTTTTCGGAATCATACTCCGGAGGCACGGTAGCGGAGTATCTGGCGGCTACCGGATTTGACGCGATTGCCGTTCGCGGGTCGTCAGAGACACCTTTGTGGATTGAAATATCGGAAGATGCGGTTTACTTTCATGATGCAACTGATCTGTGGGGGCTTTCAACATACGAAACTGAGGACCGGGTTAAAGCGTGGCTGGCAGAAAATCGGACAGGTGGAAAAAACAGCGGGGTTATTACCATTGGTCCTGCCGGAGAAAACAAAGTCTCTTTTGCAGTGATTGAAAATGATTACTGGAGAAGTGCCGGGAGAACCGGGGTCGGGGCGGTAATGGGTTCAAAGGGCATCAAAGCGGTGGCTTTCAGGGGGAACCGGCAAAAGGAAATAGCTGCTCCTGAGGCAGTCAAGTCTTTCGCCAAGAAAATGGCCCTGCTTTCCAGAACTGATGCAGGAGTGAAAGCGTATAAAACGAATGGCACCCCCATGCTTGTTGATATCATGAACAACGTCGGGGGATTCCCGAGCCGCTATTGGCATGAAGGGGTTGTAACCCACCGGGAGCAAATCAACGCCGCCGCCCTTCACTCACGCTGTGAAGTGAAATCTCATGCCTGTCTCAAGTGCTACATGGCGTGTGGCAGGCTTTCAACGGTCAAGGCAGGCCGTCACAAGGGGCTTACCATTGAAGGCCCGGAGTATGAAACTATTTATGCTTTCGGGGGACTGTGTGAAGTTGATTCTATTGAGGAAATAGCCTATTTGAACGACCTCTGTGACAGTTTGGGTATGGATACCATCACGGCGGGGAATCTGGTTGGCCTGACAATTGAAGCTGGCCGCCAGGGAAAAATAAGCAGATGCGTGGACTACGGTGAGGTCGATAACATTGCCCGGTTGTTACAAGATATTGCCTACCGTAGGGGGATGGGAGAAATCCTTGCGCGGGGCATTATTGCCGCGGCGAAGGAATTCAATATGGAAGATCAGGCTATTCACGTCAAAGGCCTGGAACCTGCAGGGTATGATCCTCGCGTTCTGAAGGGGATGGGCTTGGCGTACGGTACTTCTCCGCGGGGAGCTTGCCATCTTCGGGCAACCTTTTACAAGCCGGAGCTGTCCAATATGATCGACCCTGAACAAATTGAAGGTAAGGCGGCAATGTTTGTCGAATGGGAAGATCGCTTGACTTTTTTTGATACACTCATTCTTTGTCGTTTTTATCGAGACCAGTATCAATGGGAAGAGTTGGCGGAAATGGTTAAGGGACTTACAGGACAGGAATTTGATAAGCAGAGAATGAGTGATATCGCAAGGACAGTTTCAGATGATGTACGCCGGTTTAATATCAGGGAAGGTCTGACTTCTGCCGATGACCAGCTTCCCAAACGATTTCATAGTGAAGCGTTGCCGGAAACCCAAAAAATTATCACCGAGAAGCAGATGAGCTTTTTGCTCAAAGACTATTATAAGGCAAGGGGCTGGGATGAAGACGGCAGGCCATTCGGCTAG